The following are from one region of the Geoalkalibacter subterraneus genome:
- the thrS gene encoding threonine--tRNA ligase: MSMVQVELPDGSTKEVPEGSSPKDIASSIGERLARQSVAARVDGKLVDVTYPLHQNCRLELITLNSPEGLEVYRHSAAHLMAHAVKELYGEEVQVTIGPAIENGFYYDFYSDTHKFTPEEFDKIEAKMAELAKMDLPVEREDMSRQSAIELFRSMGEQYKVQLIEDLPEETVSIYRQGSFVDLCRGPHLPSTGFLKAFKLTSVAGAYWRGDERNAMLQRVYATAFPDKKELRAYLHKLEEARKRDHRKLGKELDLFSFSEEAGAGLVIWHPKGALLRTLLEDFEKREHLKRGYDIVMGPQILRTDLWKTSGHYDNYRENMYFTEVEGQSYGIKPMNCLSHMLIYRSHIRSYRDLPLRFFELGTVHRHEKSGVLHGLTRVRGFTQDDAHILCTPEQLDGEIKGVLEFVRDVMGKFGFEYELEISTRPEKAIGSDQDWDRATNALMSALKDTGLPFEINEGDGAFYGPKIDVKLKDALDRRWQCATIQCDFTLPDRFDLTYVGRDGEKHRPVMVHRVILGSIERFIGVLIEHYAGNFPLWLSPVQAVVVNVTDNQAEYAEEIFRRLRAEGVRVKKDLRNEKLGFKIREAQLEKIPYMLVIGDKEVEQGTVSPRHRSGQNLDSMTPEDFVAFVRRECMEYQ; encoded by the coding sequence TTCCCGAAGGCAGTTCCCCCAAAGATATCGCTTCCTCCATCGGCGAGCGCCTTGCGCGTCAGTCCGTGGCCGCCCGGGTCGACGGAAAGCTGGTCGATGTCACCTACCCCCTGCATCAGAATTGCCGTCTGGAATTGATCACCTTGAACAGCCCCGAAGGGTTGGAGGTCTATCGCCATTCGGCCGCCCACCTGATGGCCCATGCGGTTAAGGAACTCTACGGTGAAGAGGTTCAGGTCACCATCGGCCCGGCCATCGAAAACGGCTTCTACTACGACTTTTACAGCGATACTCATAAGTTCACACCGGAAGAGTTCGACAAGATCGAAGCGAAAATGGCAGAACTGGCGAAAATGGATCTGCCTGTCGAGCGTGAAGATATGAGCCGTCAGAGCGCGATCGAGCTTTTCCGTTCCATGGGTGAACAGTACAAGGTCCAGTTGATTGAGGATCTGCCTGAAGAAACGGTTTCGATTTACCGTCAGGGATCCTTTGTCGACCTCTGCCGTGGACCTCATCTGCCGTCGACCGGTTTTCTCAAGGCGTTCAAACTGACCAGCGTCGCAGGTGCCTATTGGCGCGGCGATGAGCGCAACGCCATGCTGCAGCGTGTCTATGCCACCGCTTTCCCAGACAAGAAGGAATTGCGCGCCTACTTGCACAAACTGGAAGAAGCGCGCAAGCGTGACCACCGTAAACTCGGAAAAGAACTTGACCTGTTCTCCTTCAGCGAGGAGGCCGGCGCCGGCCTCGTGATCTGGCACCCCAAGGGAGCCCTGCTGCGGACTCTGCTCGAGGACTTCGAGAAGCGCGAGCACCTCAAGCGCGGCTACGACATCGTCATGGGCCCACAGATCCTGCGTACCGACCTTTGGAAGACCTCGGGGCATTACGATAACTATCGCGAGAACATGTACTTTACCGAGGTGGAAGGGCAGAGTTACGGCATCAAGCCGATGAACTGCCTGTCTCACATGCTGATTTACCGATCCCACATTCGCTCCTATCGCGATCTGCCCCTGCGATTCTTTGAGCTTGGAACGGTTCATCGCCACGAAAAATCAGGTGTTTTGCACGGCTTGACCCGTGTCCGTGGTTTCACTCAGGACGATGCCCATATTCTCTGCACCCCTGAACAACTCGACGGTGAAATTAAAGGGGTCCTTGAGTTTGTGCGCGACGTCATGGGCAAGTTCGGCTTCGAATATGAACTCGAAATTTCAACCCGCCCTGAAAAGGCTATCGGCAGCGACCAGGACTGGGATCGTGCGACCAACGCCCTGATGAGTGCCTTGAAGGACACGGGGCTGCCGTTTGAAATCAACGAGGGTGACGGGGCTTTCTACGGGCCGAAGATCGACGTCAAGCTCAAGGATGCTCTTGACAGGCGATGGCAGTGTGCTACAATCCAGTGCGATTTTACCCTGCCAGATCGCTTTGACCTGACCTATGTCGGGCGCGACGGTGAAAAACATCGCCCCGTCATGGTGCATCGGGTTATTCTCGGTTCGATCGAGCGGTTCATCGGTGTGCTTATTGAGCACTATGCCGGTAATTTCCCGCTATGGCTCTCCCCGGTTCAGGCGGTTGTCGTCAATGTGACCGATAATCAGGCCGAATATGCCGAGGAGATTTTTCGCCGTTTGAGAGCCGAGGGCGTTCGAGTCAAAAAAGATCTGCGCAACGAGAAGCTCGGCTTCAAAATCCGCGAAGCGCAGCTTGAGAAAATCCCTTACATGCTGGTCATCGGCGATAAGGAAGTTGAGCAGGGAACGGTGTCTCCGCGGCATCGCTCCGGCCAGAACCTGGATTCCATGACGCCGGAGGATTTCGTCGCCTTTGTACGCCGTGAATGTATGGAATATCAGTAA
- the infC gene encoding translation initiation factor IF-3, translated as MAKQETNINRAIRAREVRVIDDASEQLGIMSLADALAAAEQQGLDLVEVSPNANPPVCRIMDYGKFKYQQSKKAAEAKKKMARVEVKEVKMRPKTEEHDFQTKVRNARRFLEDGNKVKLTIMFRGREVTHPEFGKALLERAATEVSDIGQIEGRPNMQGRFMSVIVAPIKKTV; from the coding sequence ATAGCTAAGCAAGAAACCAACATCAACCGAGCCATTCGAGCCCGCGAAGTTCGGGTCATTGACGATGCATCCGAGCAGCTGGGTATCATGAGTCTGGCCGACGCCTTGGCCGCTGCTGAACAACAGGGTTTGGACCTGGTGGAAGTCTCCCCCAATGCCAACCCGCCCGTATGTCGCATTATGGACTACGGAAAATTTAAATATCAGCAAAGCAAAAAAGCCGCCGAGGCCAAGAAGAAGATGGCCCGCGTTGAGGTTAAAGAAGTCAAGATGCGGCCAAAGACCGAGGAACACGACTTTCAGACGAAAGTGCGCAATGCGCGCCGTTTCCTCGAAGATGGCAACAAGGTTAAATTGACCATTATGTTCCGGGGACGAGAAGTCACCCATCCCGAATTCGGGAAGGCGCTGCTTGAACGGGCCGCCACTGAGGTCAGCGACATCGGCCAGATTGAAGGCCGCCCCAATATGCAGGGGCGTTTCATGTCGGTCATTGTTGCACCCATTAAAAAAACTGTCTAG
- the rpmI gene encoding 50S ribosomal protein L35 — MPKMKTNRGAAKRFRKTGTGKIRRGKAFRSHILTKKSTKRKRNLRSATIISGRDEKNVSRLIPYL, encoded by the coding sequence ATGCCCAAGATGAAAACCAACCGCGGCGCCGCGAAACGTTTCCGCAAGACCGGCACTGGAAAGATCCGTCGGGGCAAGGCGTTCAGAAGCCACATCCTGACCAAGAAAAGCACCAAGCGTAAGCGCAACCTGCGCTCTGCGACCATCATCAGTGGCCGCGACGAGAAGAATGTCAGTCGTCTGATCCCTTACCTTTAA
- the rplT gene encoding 50S ribosomal protein L20 has translation MPRVKRGFKARRRRNKVLKLAKGYRGARSKLFRSATEAVDRALNYAYRDRRVRKRDFRALWIARINAASRENGLSYSRLIHGLKKAEVGLDRKILAQLAVEDPKGFSGVVEKAKAQLQ, from the coding sequence ATGCCGAGAGTCAAAAGAGGATTCAAAGCGAGACGCAGAAGAAACAAAGTCTTGAAGCTGGCTAAAGGGTACCGGGGCGCACGCTCTAAGTTGTTCCGCAGTGCGACCGAGGCCGTCGATCGTGCCCTGAACTATGCGTATCGTGACCGTCGTGTCCGCAAGCGGGATTTCCGTGCCTTGTGGATTGCGCGTATCAACGCAGCTTCCCGCGAGAACGGCCTGTCTTACAGTCGTCTGATCCATGGCCTGAAAAAGGCCGAGGTCGGACTTGACCGCAAGATTCTTGCTCAGCTCGCGGTGGAGGATCCCAAGGGATTTTCCGGGGTGGTCGAAAAGGCTAAAGCCCAGCTTCAGTAA
- the pheS gene encoding phenylalanine--tRNA ligase subunit alpha, whose amino-acid sequence MKDKLRQIAEQGREALAAAGSEAELQQAKARFLGKKGELTSLMKGIGSVPPEERPAIGTLLNTYKDELEELFQQRLNQVRDADIKARLEREKVDVTLPGRQRFTGSKHPITLVTEEICSIFASLGFGVAEGPEVEMDFYNFEALNFPKDHPARDMQDTFFVSDDVLLRTHTSPVQVRTMLRHSPPVRIIAPGTVYRRDSDITHSPMFHQVEGFLVDHHVTFGDLKGILTAFINQFFGDDIGVRFRPSFFPFTEPSAEVDIQCVICKGQGCRVCKGSGWLEILGSGMIDPEVFKSVNYDPEVYSGFAFGMGVERIAMLKYGVNDLRLFFENDVRFLKQF is encoded by the coding sequence ATGAAGGATAAATTGAGGCAGATTGCGGAACAGGGACGCGAAGCATTGGCTGCTGCCGGCAGTGAAGCCGAACTGCAGCAGGCCAAGGCGCGTTTTCTCGGCAAAAAAGGCGAATTGACCTCTCTGATGAAGGGGATCGGCTCTGTGCCTCCGGAAGAGCGCCCTGCCATCGGAACCCTGTTGAATACCTATAAGGACGAGCTTGAAGAACTGTTCCAGCAGCGGCTCAACCAGGTCAGGGACGCCGATATCAAGGCTCGGCTCGAACGGGAGAAAGTCGATGTGACCCTTCCCGGGAGGCAGCGCTTTACCGGCAGCAAACATCCCATTACCCTGGTGACCGAAGAGATCTGTTCCATTTTTGCTTCGCTCGGCTTCGGTGTTGCTGAAGGGCCCGAGGTCGAGATGGATTTTTATAACTTCGAGGCTCTTAATTTTCCCAAGGATCACCCTGCTCGGGACATGCAGGATACCTTTTTCGTCTCTGACGATGTCTTGCTGCGGACCCATACCTCCCCGGTGCAGGTACGGACCATGCTGCGCCACTCGCCGCCGGTGCGTATTATTGCTCCAGGGACCGTTTACCGCCGCGATTCCGACATTACCCACAGTCCCATGTTCCACCAGGTCGAAGGTTTTCTGGTCGATCATCACGTCACCTTCGGAGACCTTAAAGGTATCCTGACCGCCTTTATCAACCAGTTTTTCGGGGATGATATCGGTGTGCGCTTCCGGCCTTCTTTTTTCCCCTTCACGGAACCCTCCGCCGAGGTCGATATTCAGTGCGTGATCTGCAAAGGGCAGGGGTGCCGCGTCTGCAAGGGCAGCGGCTGGCTCGAAATTCTCGGAAGCGGCATGATCGATCCAGAAGTATTCAAGTCGGTCAACTACGACCCCGAGGTCTATTCTGGCTTTGCTTTCGGCATGGGTGTGGAAAGAATTGCCATGCTGAAATACGGAGTCAATGATCTGCGTCTGTTTTTCGAGAACGATGTGAGATTTCTCAAACAGTTCTAG
- the pheT gene encoding phenylalanine--tRNA ligase subunit beta, translated as MIVTYNWLKEFVDCDLAPDELSHRLTMAGLEVDAMDVLGEGLDTVVVARLLSVESHPDADRLTLCQVDAGGGDPVQVVCGATNHKTGDLVAFAQVGTVLPGDFKIKKSKIRGQVSFGMLCSEKELGLAEEAEGIMILPADLPLGKPVFDALGLKDVRFELGLTPNRADCLSVVGVAREVAAICGKPMRLPQVSVKEEGEPIAERTSVTIEEPGMCPRYAARLIRDVRIGSSPAWLVRRLESVGQRSINNVVDVTNYVLMELGHPLHAFDFRLLRGGRIVVRRAGDNQKFTTLDGQERILNSGDLTICDADGPVALAGIMGGENSEIQPDTVDILLESAYFNPPTIRRTSKRLGIHSESSHRFERGADVDMVPIALDRAAELIRETAGGAISQGALDVYPAPIAEKSLRIHTDKTQRLLGVRIDTLEIKRLLETIGFSCHLEDGAPEGIVHVNVPNCRPDIEREVDLIEEVARLNGYDQIPTTMPAGRVVCHPDSPLRRIEQALRNAMVACGFSEVINYSFNAPAALDRIALPEQDERRSQVRLLNPLTEEQSVMRTTLVPSVLQNVAQNLARRSAGDLRLFELRPVFLPDGGDDLPREVPHLVFALSGRRSPLGWAQSSEPVDFFDLKGVVEELMEQLRLDSVEYSPDQGESFLHPGKSCALTCNQVVLGLLGEVHPQVLKEFEIEQPVYICDLDLSAIADVAGNPVVFKELSRFPGVDRDSALLVDEEIEARRILDAALNARARDVEDVVLFDVYRGKGIPQGKKSIAIRVRYRRADKTLTDEEVAKSHSRIIKALENELGAEIR; from the coding sequence ATGATCGTCACCTATAACTGGCTTAAAGAGTTTGTAGATTGTGACCTTGCGCCTGATGAGCTCTCCCATCGTCTGACCATGGCCGGTCTTGAAGTCGATGCGATGGACGTACTCGGGGAAGGTCTCGATACTGTTGTCGTTGCCCGCCTGCTCAGCGTGGAATCACATCCCGATGCCGACCGTCTGACCCTGTGTCAGGTCGATGCCGGCGGTGGTGATCCGGTTCAGGTTGTGTGTGGTGCGACCAACCACAAGACGGGCGACCTGGTTGCGTTTGCGCAGGTTGGGACTGTCCTGCCCGGTGATTTCAAGATCAAGAAATCCAAGATCCGCGGACAGGTCTCCTTCGGCATGCTCTGCTCGGAAAAGGAACTCGGTCTGGCCGAAGAGGCCGAGGGCATTATGATCCTTCCTGCCGATCTGCCTTTGGGAAAGCCTGTTTTTGACGCCCTGGGGCTCAAGGACGTGCGCTTCGAGCTGGGGTTGACCCCAAACCGGGCGGACTGCCTCAGTGTTGTCGGCGTGGCGCGTGAGGTCGCTGCCATCTGCGGCAAACCCATGCGGCTGCCGCAGGTGAGCGTGAAGGAGGAAGGGGAGCCCATAGCAGAGCGCACCTCGGTGACCATCGAGGAGCCTGGCATGTGCCCGCGTTACGCAGCCCGCCTGATTCGCGACGTTCGCATAGGTTCCTCTCCCGCGTGGCTCGTTCGCCGTCTGGAGTCCGTCGGACAGCGCTCCATCAACAACGTTGTCGATGTGACCAACTATGTTCTGATGGAGTTGGGGCATCCTCTGCATGCTTTCGACTTCCGTCTCCTGCGCGGCGGGCGCATCGTTGTGCGCAGAGCAGGCGACAATCAAAAATTCACCACTCTCGACGGCCAGGAGCGCATCCTCAATTCGGGAGATCTGACCATCTGTGATGCCGATGGGCCGGTCGCGCTTGCCGGCATCATGGGTGGGGAAAATTCAGAGATTCAACCAGATACGGTCGATATTCTGCTGGAAAGTGCCTATTTCAATCCGCCCACCATCCGGCGCACCAGCAAGCGCCTTGGAATTCACAGCGAGTCGTCCCACCGTTTCGAGCGCGGCGCCGATGTGGATATGGTGCCCATTGCCCTCGACCGGGCGGCCGAATTGATTCGCGAAACGGCAGGCGGCGCAATCTCCCAGGGAGCGCTCGACGTTTATCCTGCGCCCATCGCTGAAAAGAGCTTGCGCATTCACACTGACAAGACCCAGCGGCTGCTGGGTGTGCGTATCGACACTCTTGAAATCAAACGCCTGCTTGAAACAATCGGCTTTTCCTGCCATCTTGAAGACGGCGCACCGGAAGGAATCGTTCACGTCAATGTGCCGAACTGCCGGCCGGACATTGAACGGGAAGTCGACCTGATTGAAGAGGTTGCGCGTCTTAACGGCTATGATCAGATTCCCACCACCATGCCGGCCGGTCGGGTCGTATGCCATCCTGATTCGCCGCTTCGGCGCATCGAGCAGGCCCTGCGCAACGCCATGGTGGCCTGTGGTTTCTCCGAGGTAATTAATTATTCTTTCAACGCTCCGGCGGCGCTTGACAGGATTGCCCTGCCCGAACAGGACGAACGCCGTTCCCAGGTCCGTCTGCTCAATCCCCTTACGGAAGAGCAGTCCGTCATGCGCACCACATTGGTGCCCAGTGTCCTACAGAACGTCGCCCAGAATCTTGCCCGTCGCAGCGCCGGCGATCTGCGCCTGTTTGAACTCAGGCCAGTCTTTCTTCCCGACGGTGGGGACGATCTGCCCCGCGAAGTGCCTCATCTGGTCTTTGCCCTGAGCGGCAGGCGCAGTCCATTGGGGTGGGCGCAGAGTTCGGAACCGGTCGATTTCTTCGATCTCAAAGGGGTCGTCGAAGAGCTCATGGAGCAGCTGCGCCTCGATTCGGTAGAATATTCTCCAGACCAGGGCGAGTCGTTCCTGCATCCCGGCAAGTCCTGCGCCTTGACCTGCAACCAGGTGGTTTTAGGGTTGCTGGGTGAAGTTCATCCGCAGGTCCTGAAGGAATTTGAGATCGAACAGCCGGTCTATATCTGCGATCTGGATCTCAGTGCGATTGCCGATGTGGCAGGCAATCCCGTTGTTTTTAAAGAGCTTTCCCGTTTTCCCGGAGTCGATCGCGACAGCGCCTTGCTGGTGGATGAAGAGATCGAAGCGCGCCGCATTCTGGATGCGGCGCTCAACGCCAGGGCGCGCGATGTGGAAGATGTCGTTCTCTTCGATGTCTATCGCGGCAAAGGGATTCCGCAGGGTAAAAAGAGCATTGCCATCCGCGTACGCTATCGCCGGGCGGATAAAACTTTGACTGATGAAGAGGTCGCCAAGTCTCATTCGCGCATCATCAAAGCCCTCGAAAATGAGTTAGGTGCCGAAATTCGTTGA
- a CDS encoding integration host factor subunit alpha — translation MTKADLIESVYLKTGFSKKESAEIVELVFDLIKTTLEKGEKIKIAGFGNFVVKEKDSRRGRNPQTGDEIEISSRRILTFKPSQVLKGAINDSNA, via the coding sequence ATGACCAAAGCGGATCTGATCGAGAGTGTTTATTTGAAGACCGGTTTCTCTAAGAAAGAATCCGCTGAAATTGTTGAACTGGTCTTTGATCTGATAAAAACCACGCTGGAAAAGGGCGAGAAGATCAAAATTGCCGGGTTCGGTAATTTCGTCGTGAAAGAGAAAGATTCGCGTCGCGGTCGCAACCCGCAGACCGGAGATGAGATTGAAATCTCTTCCCGACGCATTCTGACTTTCAAGCCCAGCCAGGTTCTCAAAGGCGCTATCAACGACAGCAACGCCTGA
- a CDS encoding MerR family transcriptional regulator, giving the protein MDIEIPDKLYFKIGEVSRITGVKPHVLRYWESEFGAFSPNKSRSRQRLYQRKDIELILRLKRLLYQEGYTISGARRKLREKDAAVNAEPRTIAEPDNVPGSEKVAGDEPHDLLSEVRKDLRNLRELLRRDPPRRG; this is encoded by the coding sequence ATGGACATCGAAATTCCCGACAAATTGTATTTCAAGATCGGGGAAGTTTCCCGCATTACCGGCGTGAAGCCTCATGTTCTGCGCTATTGGGAGAGCGAATTCGGTGCTTTCAGCCCGAATAAGAGCCGCAGTCGGCAACGCCTCTACCAGCGCAAGGATATTGAGCTCATCCTGCGCCTGAAGCGGCTTCTGTACCAGGAAGGGTATACCATCTCCGGTGCGCGCCGCAAACTGCGTGAAAAAGATGCGGCGGTCAATGCAGAGCCTCGTACTATTGCAGAGCCTGATAACGTACCTGGTTCTGAAAAAGTAGCCGGTGATGAGCCGCATGATCTTCTTAGTGAGGTTCGTAAAGACCTCAGAAATTTGCGCGAATTGCTGCGTCGTGACCCCCCCCGCCGGGGATAA
- the surE gene encoding 5'/3'-nucleotidase SurE, whose protein sequence is MFTLLTNDDGIHAPGLNALAETMQSVAEVVVAAPDRERSATSHSLTLHSPLRAEEIRSGFFSIDGTPTDCVNLGIHGLFKRRPDIVISGINSGANMGDDITYSGTVAAAMEATLMGVPAFAISLAREGSKPADYRPAAQFAVKLAQSLSRNRLPADTFLNVNVPQVEAGSISGVRLTRQGKRVYGDLVIENIDPRGRKYYWIGAGDLHFKDVEGTDFHAVHRHAISITPLHLDLTNYRSFENLAGWDIFHPR, encoded by the coding sequence TTGTTTACACTGCTGACCAATGATGACGGCATTCACGCTCCCGGGTTGAACGCTCTGGCTGAGACCATGCAATCCGTGGCCGAAGTTGTGGTTGCCGCACCTGATCGTGAGCGAAGCGCCACCAGCCACTCTCTCACGCTGCATTCCCCCCTGCGAGCCGAAGAAATCCGCAGCGGCTTTTTTTCCATCGACGGCACCCCGACCGACTGTGTCAATCTCGGCATCCACGGCTTGTTCAAAAGGCGACCGGATATCGTGATCTCCGGAATCAACAGCGGTGCCAATATGGGCGATGACATCACTTATTCCGGGACGGTTGCTGCGGCAATGGAAGCAACCCTGATGGGCGTTCCTGCTTTCGCCATATCTCTTGCTCGCGAAGGTTCCAAACCCGCCGATTATCGGCCGGCGGCTCAGTTTGCCGTTAAGCTTGCCCAGTCTTTGTCCCGTAACCGTTTGCCCGCAGATACTTTCCTGAACGTCAATGTCCCCCAGGTAGAAGCCGGCAGTATTTCCGGCGTGCGTCTGACGCGGCAGGGCAAGCGTGTCTACGGCGACCTGGTGATAGAGAATATTGACCCGCGAGGTCGCAAGTATTACTGGATCGGTGCCGGCGATCTCCATTTCAAGGATGTTGAGGGGACCGATTTCCATGCCGTTCATCGCCATGCCATTTCCATTACTCCTCTTCATCTCGATTTGACCAACTATCGCTCCTTCGAAAATCTGGCGGGGTGGGATATCTTTCATCCCCGGTAA